From the genome of Haloferax sp. Atlit-12N:
CCATCACCGACCTACAGAACGGGCTGGAGATGAAGAAAATCGCCCTCTACAGCATCCTCAGTACGCTGTCGAAGCGCGGCTTCGTCCGACAGGACGCCGAACGCTACCACGTCGCTCAGTGATTTCTCGGCGACCGCGCTGCCCGTACCTGTGCGCCGTCGCGGACCATATCCTCGCAGTTCGGGCAGACGCGCGGATTCTCCATGCCATCGGGAGTGAAGACTCGGGCGTATGCGGGCGTCACGAACGAACCACAGTTCTGACATTCCGGCATGGTATCTAGTATCCTCCATGATTATCACATAAGTTTTCTCCCTAGACGAGTGCGAGAAGGAGGCCGACGACGAGGAGCGCGAAGATGAGAAGCGTCACGGCGAGCATGAATTGGTCGGTCGCGTTCATACCGAACACGACGTTCCGGATAAAGATAAAATTCCGTCTCGACGCCGCGTCCCCGCCGCCCTCGACGGATTTCTAATTTTCGACCGCGATAACGAGGGGGGTAGAACTAAATTCATTGCCTCCGTCGGTCCCGTAACGGTCCTCCAATGGAGTTCGTGTACGCGTTGTCTGGGTTGTTCGCCGGGCTCTTTCTCGGAGCGGTGGCAGTCGTCACTGCGCTCACGTACACGCCCTACGGCGCGTCCCTGTTCGACACCGCGATAACCGCGCTGACCGGTGTCACGCTCCAACTGGGAAACCTCCTGTTCATCTCGGCGCTCACCGCCCTCGCGTTCGAGGGCCTCGCGATGAGCGGCATCCGGTATCCGATCGTCGTCCCCGCGGCGTTCGCGTACGTGCTCACTCACGTCACGGTCTACTACTCGTGCATCCGCATCACCGACCTCCAGTCGGAGCCACTCGACCCCGACGTTATCATCAAGCATAATCCGTTTCGGGCGCTCGTCCTCGGCGTGCCGGGGTCGCTTCTCCTCATTCGGGTCCGGCCGCCCGCGAGGCGGAACTGAACCCGTCTCGACGAACCGCGGGCGTGGCTCCGGCTCGCGACGACTGAACGCGAGGCCCGCGTGGGCCGCAGAAAACGGTCGAACCGGCGAAGGAAGCCAGGAGTGGGATTTGAACCCACGAAGTCTCGATTACAAGTCGAGTGCATGAACCGCCCATGCTCTCCTGGCGCGTCCGTCGATTACCGGTCCTCCTTTGAGTGTGTATCGTTTCGCATCGATTTCTCCAGTTCGACGCGGTGCGGCCGGTAGCCGTGCCGCCGATAAAACCGACGGGCGGCGTCGTTGTCCGCCAGCACGTCCAGCGCGACGGTATCAGCGCCGGCGTCTCCGAGCGCGGTCTCCGCCGCCGCCAGCAGTTGCGCGCCGACCCCGGCGTCTCGGTACACCGGGCGGACGAACAGGTTCCGAATCATCCCGCGGGTCGCGTCCTGCTCGTACGCCCCCGCCTCGATGTCGAACATGACGAATCCGACGATGTCGCCCGCCTCCGCGTCCTCCACGTCCTCCGCGCCGCCTCCGTCGCCTCCGCCGCCGTCTCCGCTGGTCTCTCCGGTCGCGCCGTTCTCCTGTCCCTCTCGGGCGACGAGCACGCCGTCGGCGGCGACGTGTCGCGCCAGCGCCTCCCG
Proteins encoded in this window:
- a CDS encoding helix-turn-helix domain-containing protein, with product MQQTVPTIEVPGELESPSAKLVYLYLTTHDGASITDLQNGLEMKKIALYSILSTLSKRGFVRQDAERYHVAQ
- a CDS encoding GNAT family N-acetyltransferase; amino-acid sequence: MRVSSAAFSDLDDLADLWVELAADQRAFGSHLRADANRTPIREALARHVAADGVLVAREGQENGATGETSGDGGGGDGGGAEDVEDAEAGDIVGFVMFDIEAGAYEQDATRGMIRNLFVRPVYRDAGVGAQLLAAAETALGDAGADTVALDVLADNDAARRFYRRHGYRPHRVELEKSMRNDTHSKEDR